The following are encoded together in the Capsulimonas corticalis genome:
- a CDS encoding AraC family transcriptional regulator → MPKEDLHLPVSWDGSIFFHTPDAPASTPHRHEELEFNLVTAGRAAYLLGERRYELTRNSLVWLFPEQDHVLLDRSPDHAMWIGLFKPDLLSRLDAGSRLDADKAVLLEPAPAGNFCRRISEADGARLSALLDELQAVRQDTPWFNAGLGYLLFMSWGAYLAAEESAAGPDVHPAVEQTARLLRDDPEPLTVDQLAARVGLSASYLGRLFHQQTGITLVEFRNRQRMDRFLRLYDGEQKISALEAALETGFGSYPQFHRVFTEQMGCSPAEYKRKRQQGRRPQDE, encoded by the coding sequence ATGCCCAAAGAAGATCTTCACCTGCCGGTCTCCTGGGACGGCAGTATCTTTTTCCATACGCCGGACGCCCCCGCATCCACCCCGCACCGGCACGAGGAGCTGGAGTTCAATCTCGTGACGGCGGGCCGCGCCGCCTATCTGCTGGGCGAGCGGCGCTATGAGCTGACGCGCAATTCGCTGGTCTGGCTGTTCCCAGAGCAGGACCACGTGCTGCTCGACCGGTCGCCGGACCACGCCATGTGGATCGGACTGTTCAAGCCCGATCTGCTGAGCCGCCTGGATGCCGGTTCGCGACTGGATGCGGACAAGGCGGTCCTGCTCGAACCCGCTCCCGCCGGAAACTTCTGCCGCCGGATCTCCGAAGCCGACGGCGCTCGTCTCAGCGCGCTCCTTGACGAGCTTCAGGCCGTGCGCCAGGACACGCCCTGGTTCAACGCCGGTCTGGGATATTTGCTGTTCATGTCGTGGGGCGCGTATCTCGCCGCCGAGGAATCGGCGGCGGGGCCGGACGTTCACCCGGCGGTCGAGCAGACGGCGCGTCTGCTGCGCGACGATCCCGAACCGCTCACCGTCGATCAGCTCGCGGCCCGGGTCGGCCTGAGCGCCTCATATCTCGGCCGCCTGTTCCATCAGCAGACCGGGATCACGCTGGTGGAGTTTCGCAACCGGCAGCGCATGGACCGCTTTCTGCGACTCTACGACGGCGAACAGAAAATCTCCGCGCTGGAGGCGGCGCTGGAGACGGGATTCGGCAGCTACCCACAGTTCCACCGGGTCTTTACGGAGCAGATGGGGTGCAGCCCCGCCGAGTACAAAAGAAAGCGCCAGCAGGGAAGACGCCCGCAGGACGAATAA
- a CDS encoding efflux RND transporter permease subunit has translation MWIVKLALRRPYTFIVMALLILILGVVTIQKTPTDVFPNIDIPVVTMIWTYGGISPSDMEKRITTLTERAATTTVGDIEHIESQSMPGITVIRFYFQPGAKVEAGVAQLTSISQTLIRAMPTGTTPPLIIRYSASSVPILQLGLSSKTLSETQLYDFGTNVIRTQLATVQGASVPLPYGGKSRQIMVDLDLQALQAKGLNPLDVSTAINAQNLILPTGTIKMGPREYNVFMNSSPGVASDIGNLPIKQVNGATVYVRDVANVHDGFAVQSNVVSMNGRRSALITVLKSGDASTLDVVQRVKTALPKIQQTLPPELKIEPLFDQSLFVRSAVNGVVREAVIAACLTAAMILLFLGSWRSTLIVAVSIPLSILTSIIALGYLGQTMNVMTLGGLALAVGILVDDATVTIENIHRNMHEGKNLRTAIYDGAAQIATPTLVATLSICIVFVSVVFLTGPAKFLFTPMALAVVFAMLASYVLSRTLVPIMTLLMLRKEAHLYQSASEPSSGDVFWKVSHAFNERFERLRDNYCAALTGMLYSRRRTTLYFISFFVASIGLVFFIGRDFFPSVDAGQIRLHVRVPAGTRLEETAHVFNRVEGVIKQTIPAKDLSMTLQNVGLSANGVNLAFSDSSTIGPSDGEILVSLKEGHGSTADYVDELRAKLNKQFPNCTFFFQPADIVSQILNFGLPAPIDVQVVGRSPANFAIANKMAEEIRKIPGAADVHVHQVLDVPSINVNVNRDRAIGLGLTQRDVANSMLISLSSSGQSAPNYWLDPKNGVNYSVAVQTPQRDLSNLSALGDTPVNASGGQSEILDNVATMSRGLSPQVINHYNVQPVYDVYVNVSGRDLGGVSDEVAKIVAKYQKGLPKGTTTIIRGQAQSMNDSFVGLGVGILFAILLVYLLMVVNFQTWIDPFIIIMALPGAISGILWMLFLTSTSFSVPSLMGTIMCIGVATANSILVVTFANERRQHGDSAIEAAFQAGRTRLRPVLMTALAMIIGMLPMALGLGEGGEQNAPLGRAVIGGLLVATATTLFFVPVVYSILRRKQPVPDMEDDFDEDTQPLSLPADTSPAH, from the coding sequence ATGTGGATCGTTAAGCTGGCTTTGCGCCGCCCCTACACCTTTATCGTGATGGCGCTGCTGATCTTAATTCTGGGCGTTGTCACGATTCAAAAGACGCCGACCGACGTCTTTCCCAACATCGATATCCCCGTCGTCACCATGATCTGGACCTACGGCGGTATCTCTCCCTCGGACATGGAGAAGCGCATCACGACCCTGACGGAGCGCGCCGCCACCACGACCGTGGGCGATATCGAGCATATTGAATCTCAGTCGATGCCGGGCATCACCGTCATCCGGTTTTACTTCCAGCCCGGCGCGAAGGTGGAGGCGGGAGTCGCGCAGCTCACCTCGATCTCTCAGACGCTGATTCGCGCGATGCCGACGGGGACCACTCCGCCGCTGATTATCCGCTACAGCGCGTCGAGCGTCCCGATTCTTCAGCTGGGTCTGAGCAGCAAGACTCTTTCCGAGACTCAGCTTTACGACTTCGGCACCAACGTGATCCGCACCCAGCTCGCCACCGTGCAGGGCGCGTCCGTTCCCCTGCCCTACGGCGGCAAGTCGCGCCAGATCATGGTCGATCTCGACCTCCAGGCGCTCCAGGCCAAGGGACTGAACCCACTCGATGTCAGCACGGCGATCAACGCCCAGAACCTGATCCTGCCGACGGGCACGATCAAGATGGGCCCGCGCGAGTACAACGTCTTTATGAACAGCAGCCCGGGCGTCGCCTCCGATATCGGCAACCTGCCGATCAAGCAGGTCAACGGCGCGACGGTCTACGTTCGGGACGTGGCGAATGTCCATGACGGTTTCGCGGTCCAGTCGAATGTCGTGAGCATGAACGGACGCCGTTCGGCGCTGATCACCGTTCTCAAAAGCGGCGACGCCTCCACGCTCGACGTCGTTCAGCGCGTGAAAACCGCCCTGCCCAAGATTCAGCAGACCCTGCCGCCGGAGCTCAAGATCGAGCCGCTGTTCGACCAATCTCTCTTCGTGCGCAGCGCGGTGAACGGCGTCGTCCGCGAAGCCGTAATCGCCGCCTGTTTGACCGCCGCGATGATCCTGCTGTTTCTGGGAAGCTGGCGCAGCACATTGATCGTCGCCGTCTCGATCCCCCTGTCGATCCTGACCTCCATCATCGCGCTGGGTTATCTGGGACAGACGATGAATGTCATGACGCTTGGCGGCCTGGCGCTCGCCGTCGGCATCCTCGTAGACGACGCCACCGTCACCATCGAGAATATCCACCGGAATATGCATGAAGGGAAGAACCTGCGGACGGCGATTTACGACGGCGCCGCGCAGATCGCCACGCCGACACTCGTGGCGACCCTCTCGATCTGTATCGTCTTCGTCTCGGTCGTCTTCCTGACCGGACCGGCGAAGTTCCTATTCACGCCGATGGCGCTCGCCGTCGTGTTCGCGATGCTGGCCTCGTACGTCCTTTCGCGCACCCTCGTGCCGATCATGACGCTGCTGATGCTGCGCAAGGAAGCCCATCTCTACCAGTCGGCAAGCGAGCCGTCGAGCGGCGATGTGTTCTGGAAGGTCAGTCACGCCTTCAACGAACGATTCGAGCGGCTGCGCGACAACTACTGCGCCGCGCTGACCGGGATGCTTTACAGCCGCCGGCGTACGACCCTGTACTTCATCAGCTTCTTCGTCGCATCGATAGGCCTGGTATTCTTCATCGGCCGAGACTTCTTCCCGAGCGTGGACGCCGGCCAGATCCGCCTGCATGTCCGCGTTCCCGCCGGTACGCGCCTGGAGGAAACAGCCCACGTCTTTAACCGCGTCGAAGGCGTCATCAAGCAGACGATCCCCGCGAAGGATCTGAGCATGACGCTTCAGAATGTCGGCCTCTCCGCCAACGGCGTCAACCTGGCCTTCAGCGACAGCTCCACGATCGGCCCATCCGATGGCGAGATCCTGGTGTCGCTGAAGGAAGGACATGGATCGACCGCCGACTATGTGGATGAGCTGCGCGCGAAGCTGAACAAGCAGTTCCCCAACTGTACGTTCTTCTTCCAGCCGGCCGACATCGTCAGCCAGATCCTGAACTTCGGACTGCCCGCCCCGATTGATGTCCAGGTGGTCGGCCGCAGCCCCGCCAACTTCGCCATCGCGAACAAGATGGCGGAGGAGATCCGCAAGATCCCAGGCGCGGCGGACGTGCATGTGCATCAGGTTCTGGACGTTCCCTCGATCAATGTCAACGTCAACCGCGACCGCGCGATCGGGCTGGGGCTGACCCAGCGGGACGTCGCGAACAGCATGCTGATCTCGCTCAGCTCCAGCGGCCAGTCCGCGCCCAACTACTGGCTCGATCCCAAGAACGGCGTGAACTACTCGGTCGCCGTGCAGACCCCGCAGCGCGATCTGAGCAATCTCAGCGCGCTGGGCGACACGCCGGTCAACGCGAGCGGCGGACAGAGCGAAATCCTCGATAACGTCGCCACCATGTCGCGCGGACTTTCGCCGCAGGTCATCAACCACTATAACGTTCAGCCGGTATACGATGTCTATGTGAACGTGTCGGGCCGCGATCTGGGCGGAGTGAGCGACGAAGTCGCGAAGATCGTCGCGAAGTATCAGAAGGGCCTGCCCAAGGGCACGACTACGATCATTCGGGGCCAGGCGCAGAGCATGAACGACTCGTTCGTCGGGCTTGGCGTGGGCATCCTGTTCGCGATCCTGCTGGTGTACCTGCTGATGGTGGTGAACTTCCAAACCTGGATCGACCCGTTCATTATCATCATGGCGCTGCCCGGCGCGATCAGCGGCATCCTTTGGATGCTGTTCCTGACGTCCACCAGCTTCAGCGTCCCCTCGCTGATGGGAACGATCATGTGCATCGGCGTGGCGACGGCGAACTCCATCCTCGTCGTCACCTTCGCCAACGAACGGCGCCAGCATGGCGACAGCGCGATCGAGGCCGCCTTCCAGGCCGGCCGCACTCGCCTGCGCCCTGTGTTGATGACGGCCCTCGCCATGATCATCGGCATGCTGCCGATGGCGCTGGGCCTGGGCGAGGGCGGCGAACAGAACGCGCCGCTCGGCCGCGCGGTCATCGGCGGCCTGCTCGTCGCCACCGCCACCACCCTTTTCTTCGTCCCGGTCGTCTACTCGATCCTGCGGCGCAAGCAGCCGGTTCCGGACATGGAGGACGATTTCGACGAAGACACCCAGCCGCTTTCCCTTCCGGCGGATACGTCCCCGGCGCACTGA